CCGCGGGACTCCCCCGAGTGGATGGACTCGGTGCCCGAACCGTTCCGGCCGGGCGACTACGCCGTCCGCGAGCAGGCGATCTACCTCAACGAGCAGTTCGTCCGCTCGCAGGACCGCTCGGAGGCGGTCTTCCTCGTCGAGGGACCGGTGACCGACCCCGACACGCTCGAACGGCTCGCCGCCGGCCGCGACCGGCTCGCGAACGCCACGACGCCGGTCACGCTGGCGAACGACGAACAGCGGGTCGCCGGGCCGCTGGAGACGATCCGGGCGGTCGCCGAGCGGAACGAGACGGTCGCCGCACAGTTGGACGCCAGCGACGGGAACGGCGACGGCGTGCCCGACCGCGACCTCGCCGCGCTGTACGACGCGGTGTACGCCGCCGCGCCGACGGAAGCCAGCGCCACCGTCTATCGCGAGGGCGGCGAGTACCGCGCGCTCCGGACGACCGTCGCGATCCGCGGCGGCGCCGACACCGGCGTCGTCACCGAGGAGATGCGCGCGGTCGCCGACACCGTCGAGTCGGGCAGCGCGCTGACGGTGACGGCGACGGGGACGCCGATCGTGCAGGAACTCGTCCAGCGGGGGCTGCTCCGGACGCTCGTCGAGGGATTCCTCATCACGCTGGGCGTCATCACGCTGTTCCTGACCGGCATCTTCCGGGCGCGCTACGGCGCGGCGTCGCTGGGGGCGGTGGTCGTCGTCCCGGTCGTGTTCGCGCTCGCGTGGCTCGTCGGGACGATGTACCTGCTGGGTATCTCGTTCAACACCGAGACGGCCATCATCGCCAGCATCGCCATCGGCCTGGGCGTCGACTACGCCATCCACGTCGGCGAGCGGTTCGTCCACGAACGGGAGACCGCCGGTTCGTCGGAAGCGGCGCTCGACCGCACCCTCCGGGGGACCGGCGGCGCCCTGCTGGCCAGCGCGGTCACGACCGCCAGCGGCTTCGGCGTCCTCCTGCTCGCCTTGGTCCCCTCGCTCCAGCGGTTCGGCCTCGTGACGAGCCTCGCAATCGCCTACTCGTTCGTCGCGAGCGTGCTCGTCCTCCCGAGTCTGCTCGTGCTCTGGGACCGCTACACCGAGGGGTCGGCGGACGTGGGTGAGGGCGAGGAAGCGGTCGCGGCCGCGGACTGAGCGGTTGCGGTGCGGTGGCGATGGCTGAGCGGTTGCGGTAGCATCCGGCGCGGAGCGCCGGTTCACCGGACGCGAGCGACCGTAGGGAGCGAGCCGTCCGGCAGTCTCGTGAGAGTAGCGAACGAGACCTCGTCAGAGCTTGCTCTGACGGTGTTTTTCCCCACGTTTTTGTGGTAGCGGGGGACCGGAGGTCCCTCGGACCATGCGAACGGCGCGAAGCGCCGTGAGCAGACGGAGGATCCCCGCAGCGCGCCGGAGGCGTGCGAGGGGCTCTCCGCCGCAAAAAGTGGGTTTTAGTCGTCAGCGATGACCCGGTCGTCGCTGGTGGCGACGAGGCGGTCGATGGCGTCGACCATCGCCTCGACCGAGGCGCGGGTGATGTCGGAGTCGCTGGCGGTGACGGTCACGTAGTCGTCGCCGCGGGACATCTCCACCTCGACGGTGACGATGGCGTCCGTGCCGCCGGTGATGGCGTCGACGTGGTAGGACTCGAGATGGGTATCGAACGAATGCCCGAGCGCCGCCTGGACGGCGTTGATCGCGGCGTCGACGGGGCCGGATCCGATCTCGGCCTCGGTGCGCTCCTCGCCGTCGACGACGAGGGTGACCGTCGCGGTCGGCGTCGCGCCGCCAGCGACGGTGGTGAGTTCGGTGATCTCGACCCGCCGGTCGTGCTCGCTGTCGGTCACGTCCTCGGCGATGGTCAACAGATCGGCGTCGGTGACGCGCTTGCCGCGGTCGCCGATCTCCTTGACGCGGGCGACGATCTGCGAGAGTTCCTCGTCGGTCACCTCGAAGTCCTTCTCCTCGAGGGCGGCCTGCACGCCGGCGCGGCCGGCGTGCTTGCCGAGGGCGAGCCGGCGCTCGCGGCCCACCTTCTCGGGCGGGTAGGGCTCGTACATCGCGTCGTCTTTGAGCGTGCCGTCGGTGTGGATGCCCGACTCATGGGTGAAAGTGTTCTGCCCGACGACCGCCTTGTTCGGCGGCAGCGGGATGCCCGTCGCGTTGGCGACGAGTTCGGCCAGGTCGTAGGCCTCGGTGAGTTCGAGCGTCTCGACGCCGTAGCCGTGCGAGAGGGCGATCGCCACCTCCTCGATTGCGACGTTGCCCGCCCGCTCGCCGATACCGTTGACGGTCCCGTGGACCACGTCGGCGCCGGCGGCGATCGAGGTCAGGGCGTTCATCACTGCCAGTCCGAGGTCGTCGTGGGTGTGAGCGCTCACCGGCCCGAGTTCGGACAGGCGCGAGACCGCTTCGAGGGCGCCGTCGGGGGTAGCGTGGCCCACCGTGTCGGCCCAGCAGATGCGGTCGGCGCCCGCGTCCAGGGAGGCGCCCAGGAGTTCTTCGAGGTAGTCGAGATCCGCCCGGGAGCCGTCCTCGCCGATGACCTCGACCCACAGGCCCTGGTCTTTGGCGTACTCGACGAGTTCGACGGTGTCGCGGACGTTGTCCTCGCGGGTCGTGCCCACCTTGTCGGTGATGTGGCGGTCGCTCGCGGGGACGACGAGGTTGATGCCGTCCACGTCACACTCCAGCGCGAGGTCGATATCGCGCTGGATGCCGCGACAGAAACTGGTGACCGTCGCGTCCAGATCGAGTTCGGCGACGCGGGAGATTGTCTCCCGTTCGCCGGGGCCGGTGCAGGCGCTGCCGGCCTCGATGAACCCGACGTCGGCGCGGTCGAGCGCGCGTGCGATCCGGGCCTTCTCGTCCGGCGTCAGGGAGATACCCGGGGCTTGCTCGCCGTCGCGCAGCGTCGTGTCGAGAAACTGTACGTCTCCGACGTCAGAGAGGTGAGTCGTCTCGGGATGGTCGCCGAATAGCGTGGTCCCTTCGCGCTCACCGGAGCCGTCACACATGACGGAGAATTTCGCGGCCAGCCGCCGTGAGGCGACTTCCTCTATCCTCCGTGTCGGTATAGTCCGACATCGTACTCCAAGGTGAAGCGAGCGCCCCTAATTAAACCGTCGGGTTCGGCGTCGAGGGCCGCGATCCGTGGGGGCGCCGGCGGTCGCGTCCGTCTCCGGCGGCCGCTCACTCCCCGTCGAGGTAGACTCGGTCGCCGGCTTCGACGCCGGCGGCGGCGCCGCCGGGGAGTTCGACGAACCGATCGGCCTTGGCGACGCCGGTGCCGCGCCACGGGCGGAGCGTCTTCACCTGGACGACCTCCTCGTCGCGCAGCCACACCACGTCCAGCGGCGTGCGGACGAACAGCATGTGTACGTCCCGGTAGCTCGTCCGGCCGAAGTCGAACACGAGGGCGTACCCCTCGGGCAGCGAGGACTTGCCCATCAGCCCCTTGACCTTCTGCAGTAGCGAGTCCGCCCGCTCTACGTCCGTCGCGAGGGTGCGGGCGTCGCCGTCGGCCGGCTCGTGGACGAGGCGCATGGCTCCATGCTGGTGAGAGGGGGACAAAACCGTTGCCCTCAGTCGTCGGTCGCGGCCGCCGAGGCGCGGCCGTCGGTCGCGAGCGTCGCGGTCCCGTCGCTCGCGCCGTCGGGCAGGCTGAAGCGATCGAGCGCTGCTCGGAGGTCGTCGGCGCGGTCGGCGACCGACCGCACGTCGGCCGTGACCGTCGAGACGGAGGCGGTCTGTTGCTCGGCCGCCGCGGCGACCGACTCGGCCTCCTCGCGAGTCTGTTCGCTGATGGTCGCCACCTCGTCGACGACGGCGACGACGTCCTGGGTCGTCTCGGCCTGCTGGTCGGTCGCCGCGCTGATCTCGCGGACGCTGTCGTCGAGTTCGTCCACGTCGGCGACGATCTCCTCGAAGTCCGCGAGCGCGCCCTCGATCGTGGCGACGCTGTCGCCCACCTCGCCGCGCATCTCCCGGACGGTCGCGGCCGTCTCGGCCGATTCGCGCCGGAGTTCCTCGACGAGGTCGCCCACCTCCTCTGCGGCGTCGCGGGTCTCCTCGGCCAGTCCCTTCACCTCGTCGGCGACGACCGCGAAGCCGTCGCCCGCGTCGCTCCCGCTCCCGCCCCCGTCGCCGCCGGCGCGGGCGGCCTCGATGCTCGCGTTCAGCGCCAGCATGTTCGTCTCCTCGGCGATCCCGTCGATGAACGAGACGATCTCGTCGACGTCGGCCATGCGGTCGGCCAACCCCTCGACGGCGTCGGCGGTCCGTTCGATCCGCCCCTCCAGATCGTCGAGTGCCGCGATGGCGTCGGTCGCGGCGTCACGCCCGGACCGGCCGCGCTCGGCGGTGGTCCCCGCGGTGTCGGCCACTTCGTCGGCCGAAGCGGCGATCTGTTCGACCGTCGCCGAGAGGTCGTTCAGCCGCTCTGCGACCGACCGGACCTGCTCGCTCTGGCGGGTCGCGCCCGCGGAGATTTCCCCGGTCGAGGTCGCGACCTCGTCGCTGGCCCGGTCGAGTTCGTCCATACTCGCGGCCACGTCGTCGCTGGCCGCCGAGACCTCGTCGGCGAACGCGCGCACGTCACCGACCGTCGCCCCCAGCGTCTCGACCAGCCGGTTGTAGTTCTCGCAGATCTCTCGGTACTGTGCGTCGTCGCCGGCGATGTCGTCGGCGTCGAGCCGTGCGGTCAGGTCGCCGTCGGCGGCGCGGTCGGCCGCGTCCCCGAACGCCGCGACCAGCGTCTCCAGCCGCTCGGAGCGCCGTTCCAGATCGGCGGTCATCGACTCCAGTTCGGCGGTGTGCTCGCGGAGGTTGTCGGCCATCCGCGAGAGCGACTCCCCGAAGGCGCCGGGCACCTGCTCGTCGAGGACGGGTGCGTCGAACTCCTGTTCGGCCAGCGCGTCCGCCTGCGCCGCGACGAGCTCGATGTGGGAACTCATCTCGGCGAACGAGCGCGTCAGACTCCCGACCTCCGAGGGGTCGTCGCTCCGTGGCACCGGCACGTCGACCTCGCCGTCGGCGATCCGGTCGGCCGCTGCCTCCAGTCGCCGGACGGGGACCACCACGTCCTCGCGCGTGATCCACACCGTGTTCGCGAGCGCCAGCGCCGCCCCGACGAACAGGACCGCACTCAGCGCCACCCTGGCGACCCCCGTCGTCACGAACGGGACGAGCGCCTGCGAGACCGATATCAGAAATTGAATCCCGGCCGCCGCGAGGACCGTCCGCTGGACCGACCGGTCGACCCCCATGGTCGTTATCCACCGTCGTATGAACTGTTTGTACCACGCCACAGCGCGATCGTACATGTGCGATCGGTCGATCAGCGGGCGTATAAAAGCGGCAACCAAGTTTCAGCATCTGAGAACGCGAGGTGGTCCGCCGCGGCGGTCACGAGGCCCGGTCGACGACCGCCGCTTCGAACTCGACGATCTCCGGGCTCGTGATCCCGACGCCGACGATGCCGTCGGCGCCGGTTCGGTACCGGGGCTCGGCTGCGCCGACCGCCGTCACGGTCACGTTCGCCGGCGCGCCGTCGCGAGTCACCCGGACGGTCATCTCGCCGTCGGCCACGCTGCCGCCCGTCGAGAGCGCGTAGCGGACCGGCGAATCGCCGGTCTCGGGCTCGAACTCGCTCGACCCGACCTCGTAGGAGCTATCGGGGTGCGGTCGCGGGTTCGGCCGCGGCGTCGCCCCGGGCGGCCGGTCGTCGAGGTCGATCTCGACGCCGTACGCCGAGCTATCGGCGTTCCTGACGGTGTGTGCCCTGAATTGTTCCGCGTAGACGTCCTCGACGACGGTACCGTCGTCCAGAGTCACGGTCACGTCGCGGACGACCAGCGCGTACTCGTCGACGGCCGACCGCGGGACCGAGAACGCGCCCAGCGACCGCGAGCCGTTCAGGTCCGCGAGGTCGACCGTCAGCCCGCCGTAGCGGAGACAGTCCAGATCGTGGTCCAGGTCGGGAGTGGGGGTCGGCGTCCCGAAGCCGCCGCCCGAGCCGAAGTCGCCGTCGCAGTGGTAGACGTTGGTCTCTGCGAACGCGACCGCCATCGTGGCGTTCGCCGACGCGACCCCCTCGGGGAGCTCGCCCGCGCGGACGACGTACTCGACGGTCGTGGTCTCGCCGCCGAGCGCCGGCGTCGGCGTCCCGCGGTCGGGCGTCGCGGTCGTCGGCGTGTCCGTCGTCGAGGGGCGGTCCGGCGCGGGCGTGTCGGTCGGTTCCGGCGTCTCCGCGTCGGCCCCGGGGCCACCGAGACAGCCCGCGAACGCGACGAACAGTGCCAGCCCGACCGCGACGATGCGCGCGTCCATGCCTGCCGATCGAGAGGGGACCGGCACAAATCTTCTGCTCGTGTCGACGGCTCGAAAATCTCTAACGGCTCGCCGCCCTGGCCGGACCATGGAGAAGACGCCTTCCGGCACGTCGGTCGGCGTGGACGACCCCTACGCGCACGTCGACCGGTGCGACCACTGCACCGACGGGGGCCGATGCCGGTTCGCCGTCGAACAGGGCGAGCGCGACCCCGAGTTCGCGAACGCGCGCAGCCGCGAGGAGTTCCGCTGTCCGGTCGTGGGTGCGCTCGACGAGGAGGGGCTGACCGGCCCCTGGGAGTGGGCCGACTGCCCGCACTTCCGCTGTCGCAACAGGGACCGGGAATGCGAACGCTGCGGCCTCGAAGAGCACCGAATGGCCCACGACGACGAGCGACCGCTGCTGGAGGAACACCACCTCTCGTATCGCTCGGGGTCCGGCGACGAGGACGATCCGAGCCACGAGATTTCCGTCTTCCTCTGTCGGTGGTGTCACGCGAAGGTTCACGACTCGTGGGCGAGCGTCGACGAGGACGCCAATCCCGACCCCGAAGCCATCGCGGAGCGCGAGGGGCGACGCTCCCGCGAGCAGTCCGAGCTCGGCTTCCAGTCCGCGGCCGACCGGTTCGACGTCGACGGGAGCCAGGCGGGTGTCGACGACGGCGGCGAGGGGGCGTCGGACGACGGCGCGGACCAGTTCGAGCGCTGACACGCGGAGCGCTTATTTCTCTGCCGCCACCAGTGTCGATAGGATGGCCCTCCGCGAGTACACCGACGACGAGTACGAACGGCTCCAGCGGAGCGAACGCGAACTCACCGGCAATCGCGAGCGGGCGGACGTGACGGACGTGGCCGTCGTCGACGACACGGCCACGCTCACCCTCGGGTTCGAGTGGACGTCCGAATCGGACTCGGTCAGTTACGACCTCGACGACGCCCGGGACGTGATGGAGCTGAAGGCGGTCGCGGCCGACGCGGGCTACGAGTACGACCAGCTGTTCCACCTCGAGGGCGAGACGATCCCGGTCGTCTACCTCGAGAACGGCTGGGTGCCGGCGGCAGCGCTCCCCGGCGGCGGCCCGGGCACCGCGGACGAACCTACCCAGCAGGGCCCTTCGCTCGTCGACAGCGCCTACCGCCGGCTCAGCGAGCGAGTGGACGACATCACGGCCCGGTCGGTCGTCCTCGGGGTCATCGTCACCAAGAAACTCCTCATCGTCTCCGCGCTCGTCTATCTCCTCGTCACCTGACCGTCGGTCGCCCGACCCCCGACAGCGACCACTCGGGACGGCGGTCCAACGCTCGCGACTCAGACCCCCTCGTCGTCCTCGACGGGAACGATCGGCGGCGGGTCGCTCACCCGCACCGACAGCGACGCCGCGGCCAGCCCGCCCAGCAGAACGACGAACCAGTAGTTCGACAGCCGGAAGAGGAAGACGGCGGCGGTCGCCGTCGGCAGGTCGACGGGCGCGATCGCGGCGGTCACGCCCGCCAGTGCCACCTCGAACCCACCGAGGCCGCCGGGGAGCGGTACGACGTTCAGCAGAGTGACGACCGGGACGACGAACACGACCATCGCGTAGGGCACGGGCTCGCCGATGGCGTGGAAGCTCGTGTACATCGGCAGGAGAAAGCAACACCAGCCGACGACGGCGAGCGCGACGGCCGTTCCGACTCGGCGCCGGTCACCCGTCAGGTCGTCGACCGCACCGGCGAACCGCTCGACTGCGTCCTCGATCGGTTCCGGTGCGAGCGCCGTCTCGGCTCGGGCCGAGACGCGTCCGACGGTCCGGCGGAGACCGGCGGCTACCCCGAGCGCGATGCGTTCGAGGGTCGCCCGTCGGTAGGCCGCGAGGGAGGTGAGCGCGAGGACGACGGCGGTCACCGCGACCATCGCGACGAGGACGGTGCGGAGCACCGTCCCGCTCGGGCCGCGCCGGGTCGCGACCAGCAGCGCCAGCCCGGCGACCGCGAGGACGAGCGACGCGACGACGTTGAGGAAGGCGAACACCGACGCCGCGGCCAGCGTCGATTCGTAGGGCGCCGCCGTCTCGCGGCTGAGCGTGTACGACATGAGGACGGGCCCGCCGCTCTGGCCCATCGGCAGCACCTGTTTGAGGAACTCGCCGCTCAGGTACGCCGAGCGGTAACGCCGGCCGCGAACGG
This DNA window, taken from Halosimplex litoreum, encodes the following:
- a CDS encoding lysylphosphatidylglycerol synthase transmembrane domain-containing protein, whose translation is MSRRARLIAGFAVALLAVGGFLWAVGPEAVLAELASADLAVLSVGFLGVVAALAAWSEAVRRLLASTGHSVRGRRYRSAYLSGEFLKQVLPMGQSGGPVLMSYTLSRETAAPYESTLAAASVFAFLNVVASLVLAVAGLALLVATRRGPSGTVLRTVLVAMVAVTAVVLALTSLAAYRRATLERIALGVAAGLRRTVGRVSARAETALAPEPIEDAVERFAGAVDDLTGDRRRVGTAVALAVVGWCCFLLPMYTSFHAIGEPVPYAMVVFVVPVVTLLNVVPLPGGLGGFEVALAGVTAAIAPVDLPTATAAVFLFRLSNYWFVVLLGGLAAASLSVRVSDPPPIVPVEDDEGV
- a CDS encoding DUF7097 family protein, with product MEKTPSGTSVGVDDPYAHVDRCDHCTDGGRCRFAVEQGERDPEFANARSREEFRCPVVGALDEEGLTGPWEWADCPHFRCRNRDRECERCGLEEHRMAHDDERPLLEEHHLSYRSGSGDEDDPSHEISVFLCRWCHAKVHDSWASVDEDANPDPEAIAEREGRRSREQSELGFQSAADRFDVDGSQAGVDDGGEGASDDGADQFER
- a CDS encoding methyl-accepting chemotaxis protein; this encodes MYDRAVAWYKQFIRRWITTMGVDRSVQRTVLAAAGIQFLISVSQALVPFVTTGVARVALSAVLFVGAALALANTVWITREDVVVPVRRLEAAADRIADGEVDVPVPRSDDPSEVGSLTRSFAEMSSHIELVAAQADALAEQEFDAPVLDEQVPGAFGESLSRMADNLREHTAELESMTADLERRSERLETLVAAFGDAADRAADGDLTARLDADDIAGDDAQYREICENYNRLVETLGATVGDVRAFADEVSAASDDVAASMDELDRASDEVATSTGEISAGATRQSEQVRSVAERLNDLSATVEQIAASADEVADTAGTTAERGRSGRDAATDAIAALDDLEGRIERTADAVEGLADRMADVDEIVSFIDGIAEETNMLALNASIEAARAGGDGGGSGSDAGDGFAVVADEVKGLAEETRDAAEEVGDLVEELRRESAETAATVREMRGEVGDSVATIEGALADFEEIVADVDELDDSVREISAATDQQAETTQDVVAVVDEVATISEQTREEAESVAAAAEQQTASVSTVTADVRSVADRADDLRAALDRFSLPDGASDGTATLATDGRASAAATDD
- a CDS encoding DUF192 domain-containing protein codes for the protein MRLVHEPADGDARTLATDVERADSLLQKVKGLMGKSSLPEGYALVFDFGRTSYRDVHMLFVRTPLDVVWLRDEEVVQVKTLRPWRGTGVAKADRFVELPGGAAAGVEAGDRVYLDGE
- a CDS encoding (R)-citramalate synthase, which produces MCDGSGEREGTTLFGDHPETTHLSDVGDVQFLDTTLRDGEQAPGISLTPDEKARIARALDRADVGFIEAGSACTGPGERETISRVAELDLDATVTSFCRGIQRDIDLALECDVDGINLVVPASDRHITDKVGTTREDNVRDTVELVEYAKDQGLWVEVIGEDGSRADLDYLEELLGASLDAGADRICWADTVGHATPDGALEAVSRLSELGPVSAHTHDDLGLAVMNALTSIAAGADVVHGTVNGIGERAGNVAIEEVAIALSHGYGVETLELTEAYDLAELVANATGIPLPPNKAVVGQNTFTHESGIHTDGTLKDDAMYEPYPPEKVGRERRLALGKHAGRAGVQAALEEKDFEVTDEELSQIVARVKEIGDRGKRVTDADLLTIAEDVTDSEHDRRVEITELTTVAGGATPTATVTLVVDGEERTEAEIGSGPVDAAINAVQAALGHSFDTHLESYHVDAITGGTDAIVTVEVEMSRGDDYVTVTASDSDITRASVEAMVDAIDRLVATSDDRVIADD